One region of Ignavibacteriota bacterium genomic DNA includes:
- a CDS encoding cupin domain-containing protein encodes MEEKIPYHTDMTIAYGHLEVIDVPAVVAANIHPWFNRTLTQVNGSVVRIGIVQGEFHWHKHETDDEFFFVLEGRLLIDLEDRTIELLPQQGTTITKGVLHRPRAPEKTVMLMVETSDIRPLGD; translated from the coding sequence ATGGAGGAGAAGATCCCGTACCACACGGATATGACGATCGCCTACGGGCACCTCGAGGTTATCGATGTGCCCGCTGTTGTGGCGGCGAATATACATCCGTGGTTCAACCGCACACTCACACAAGTGAACGGAAGTGTTGTGCGCATCGGCATCGTGCAGGGCGAATTCCACTGGCACAAACACGAAACGGATGACGAGTTCTTTTTTGTGCTCGAAGGGAGGCTGCTGATCGATCTCGAGGACAGGACGATCGAGCTGCTGCCGCAGCAGGGCACAACCATCACGAAAGGAGTGCTGCACCGACCGCGCGCACCCGAGAAAACGGTCATGTTGATGGTCGAAACATCCGATATCAGGCCTCTGGGCGATTGA